Genomic DNA from Aminobacterium mobile DSM 12262:
CTCTCCTAAAAGATTTTGATGTGGCTATTATCGACTGCCCACCTTCCCTTGGCATGCTTACTATTAACGCTCTTGTTGCGGCGAACAAGCTGATAGTTCCTATACAATGTGAGTATTATGCCTTGGAAGGCGTTGGTCAATTAGCCCGTACCATCGGGCTTATTCGAGATTGTCTGAATCCTGATTTGAATATAGATGGAGTGCTCCTTACAATGTATGATTCCCGTACTCGTTTAGCGAATGATGTGGTAGAGGAAGTGAAGAAACAGTTCGGGGAGGTAGTTTTTTCTACGGTTGTTCCTCGAAACATTAAGCTTTCTGAGGCTCCAAGCCATGCGATGCCCATTGCATACTACGAACCCAACTGTTCTGGAGCCCAAGCGTATTCTACCTTTTCCAGGGAGGTTGCAAAAAGATGGCTGGAAGCAAAGGCAGAGCACTAGGACGGGGGTTAGGAGCCCTCTTGCCAGGGGCTAAGAATGTATCGTCCATCCATAACGATGAGCGGGAAGTACAAACACTTCCTCTCTCTCTTCTTCAACCAAATGATAAACAGCCACGTAAAAGTATGGATGAAAAGAATTTGCAGGCGCTGGCGGAATCCATTCGAACTCATGGAGTGATCCAACCGTTAGTGGTTCGTAAAGTGGGAGAAATGTATAACATTGTAGCTGGAGAGCGACGCTGGAGAGCGGCTCAGATAGCAGGCCTTAACGAAGTCCCAGTATGTTTTTTTAATGGGACAGATCAGGAAGTACAGGAGATCTCTCTTATTGAAAATATCCAGCGGGAAGACCTTTCACCCTTAGAAATAGCTAGAGCTATTCGAGAACTTATTGACATATTTTCTCTTACTCAAGAAGAAGTTGCTGAACGAATAGGATGGAGTCGCACCCTTCTAACAAATAAATTGCGTTTATTGCAATTACCTTCTTCTATTCAAAAAATGCTTGAAGAAGAAGATATTACAGAGGGCCATGCTCGAACATTGCTTGGCCTTCAATCTGAAGGACATATGCTGGTACTTGCACGGCGAGTACAGAAAGAGCATCTTTCTGTTCGGCAATTGGAATTGCTTGTGAAGCGATTTAAGGAGGGCTCTTGGGAGGAATCTAAGGAAAAGACTTTTTGTAAACAGAAATGTCCAGCTGTGTTCGAACACCTTGCAAAACAATATGGTCTTCAGGCACGGATTTCGGGAGATGGGGACGCATTACGTCTTTCTATTCGTGGTTTATCCATGGAACAGATAGAAAAATTGGGTTCTCTTCTTCAAGAATCAGCTGTCCAATTATTTCCCGGGAAATAGGGGAGGCGTTTTATATTGAAGGGACTAGAGGACCTTTTATTATTTGGAAAGGTTATTTCAACAGCCCTTCTTATAGCAGGTTATATATTCTTGGGCTATTGGATCGGGCGGTGGCTTTTTTCTAGAGGATACCCCGATACGGTTATTATAGGGTGTACATTATTAGGTGCCATTATTGGTTTATGGCAAGGATGGCTTTATTTAAAACAGATATGGCGTAAAAATAAAAGAAAGAGATAATTATTAATGTTTCACGTGAAACATATAGCGGAGGTGTGGCATCGTGGAAAGTATTTTTGCCCCATGGCGTATGGCTTATATCTCAAGTTCGACGGAAGAAAAAGAAGAGCATTGTATCTTTTGTGACTTTCCCAAAGAAGACCGAGATGAGGACCGTTTAATTTTGTTTAGGGGAGAAAGATGTTTTGTAATGTGTAATGCATTCCCTTACAATCCTGGACATTTAATGGTTGCTCCGTATCGACATACAGCGTTATATGAAAATCTTCTTGATGAAGAATTGTTGGAGATGCATCGCTTGGCTGGTCATTGTTTAAAAGTTTTAAAAAAAGTTATGGCACCACAAGGATTTAATCTCGGAGTAAATTTAGGCCGAGTTGGAGGGGCTGGTTTTGACGGCCATTTGCATTTGCATATAGTTCCTCGATGGAATGGAGATACTAACTTTATGCCAGTTTTAGCTGAGACTAGAGTGATCCCAGAAAGTCTTGAACAGACATATTGCAAAATAAAAGATGCATGGAGCCTTGAATGATTTCTGATTTTTTTTATGAACCTTTAAACAATGTAACGTACGAACTAAAAATAAAACGTTCTCTTTTCATTGCCCACGTAAGTGTTTCCAGAAGTGAGGAGATAGCCCGCCAGTTTATTTCAGATGTATCTCAAAAACATAAACAAGCAACCCATAACTGTTGGGCCTATAGGGTAGGAATTGATCCTATTA
This window encodes:
- a CDS encoding ParB/RepB/Spo0J family partition protein yields the protein MAGSKGRALGRGLGALLPGAKNVSSIHNDEREVQTLPLSLLQPNDKQPRKSMDEKNLQALAESIRTHGVIQPLVVRKVGEMYNIVAGERRWRAAQIAGLNEVPVCFFNGTDQEVQEISLIENIQREDLSPLEIARAIRELIDIFSLTQEEVAERIGWSRTLLTNKLRLLQLPSSIQKMLEEEDITEGHARTLLGLQSEGHMLVLARRVQKEHLSVRQLELLVKRFKEGSWEESKEKTFCKQKCPAVFEHLAKQYGLQARISGDGDALRLSIRGLSMEQIEKLGSLLQESAVQLFPGK
- a CDS encoding ParA family protein, producing the protein MLSIAITNQKGGVGKTTTCINLAAELGSLGYSVLAVDMDPQGNCTSGLGVEPDTIKTSLYDVLLGGVSIHEALSPTPWEGVTLLPATIDLAGAEVELASIISRETCLRRHMSLLKDFDVAIIDCPPSLGMLTINALVAANKLIVPIQCEYYALEGVGQLARTIGLIRDCLNPDLNIDGVLLTMYDSRTRLANDVVEEVKKQFGEVVFSTVVPRNIKLSEAPSHAMPIAYYEPNCSGAQAYSTFSREVAKRWLEAKAEH
- a CDS encoding HIT family protein, producing MESIFAPWRMAYISSSTEEKEEHCIFCDFPKEDRDEDRLILFRGERCFVMCNAFPYNPGHLMVAPYRHTALYENLLDEELLEMHRLAGHCLKVLKKVMAPQGFNLGVNLGRVGGAGFDGHLHLHIVPRWNGDTNFMPVLAETRVIPESLEQTYCKIKDAWSLE